A stretch of DNA from Saccharomycodes ludwigii strain NBRC 1722 chromosome I, whole genome shotgun sequence:
AAGATTTGTTAGGGAAtgtaaaaaacaataacggGAGTGATAGTATcagtgataataatactgaGGGTAACGGTAACGATGATGCTACAAATACTGGCAATAATAGCAGCAGTTTGCAACCTTGCAAGTTGAACAAAAGTATTATTTTGCAAAAGGCTattgattatattttatatttgaagAATAATGAAAGGTTATATGAGTTAGAAGTTCAAAAATTGAAagatgaaattaaaaatttgcaGAATAATAAGGAGAATACTAATGTTAAAATAAAGTGAGGCctttaatgattttattgaaatttttttcctttttttttttttttttttttttttttttttttaattatttttattacattttagtttaggttttttttaatgacttttgtttatacttatatttttttttttttttttatctataaTATCATTTGTCTTATTCCTTTAAATGTTGAATCTTTGTCTTTTTGTCTTGAAATAAGAAAGCGTGGGGTAAGATCTGAATTTCTGATGTTGAAAATAGTTGCAATTTCATTTACTTGGtttctttaatattaacTTTTCTCCCTTAAGGAAAGTGTTTGCCATTATACATTCATATAGTAGGTTATAACCCTGACCCAGGAAATGGAAAAGTAGGAACATAAAGTTATAAAATTGCTTTATTTGGATCAAATCATCGATGCTATTTTACTCTGTTATTACTTATAAGATATCTCTTCATGGATAGtgttaaattattgttactcAGTCATGGGGTGAAAAATAGagagaaaatttaaatcttcCATCCCATTATTAACACCATCCGCACGGAAAGAATGTGaaatatggaaaaaaattaggcATTAAAGGGAAGGAGAGGAACATGGAAAAACTCAAATATAATACACATTGATGTTTTTAATGCTTACAAGcgtaattaaataataacttcAGAATATCGATTATTTAAGGACTTATTTGATTATTAACCTGGCTACCATCGGGTCAATTTCATGTTATTACAACAGAGTATCACTTTCCACGAAAGAAGGGTTATacacaaaatatatttttcgtttcttttttttttttcgtttcttttttattttagttggaatttaaatttttcacttttttcaTCGAACgctttatcatttttactTTACTTCTCGACTGAAAGTAAAAGTTCATCTGGTGATTACTTACTCCCATTATTTCTGTAAACATTATATGAAgtattttcctttctttctttctttctttctttctttctttccttcttccttttcttttttttttcttcaaactATTAAACCAGTTTGAGACTCAATATTTGAACAATCTTCTCTCCACTCCTATACGCTTTCTCCAAAACACTTCTAGAAACctagttatttttatttttttagaaaaaaaaaaaaaaaaaaaagaaaaaaagaaaaaaaaaaaataaaaaatttgggaAAAATGTCCTTTCAAAATCAATACGAATTGGCTAAGATTCTAAACCAATTAGAACCTCAacaattaacaaaaaatgtgTTTTTTGGTCCATTAAATGCTCTAACGAGAGTGGATTTTTTGATgacaaataatataaagttTATAATTTCCACAGGTATGCCAGTTTATTCAGCCATGAAATGTTGTGCCAACATTCCCATGGAAAAGTATGCTTACGTTCTAATTAACTTTGATCCTACCTTTTCTAAAAGTGACtataatgatgaaaaattatttcaaaTTATGTGTTATAACCAGATATTTTCTGCACAATTGAGTAGCTTTGTCAATAGGGCGTTATCTACGGTGGAAAGGGAAGAGgatatttataattcacAATCCATTAATATCCTACGGTCAAATATCATAACAAGCGATGGCCTGCTAAAATTTGAAGTTTTCAATGATTTCATAACTCTATGCAAAA
This window harbors:
- a CDS encoding uncharacterized protein (similar to Saccharomyces cerevisiae YOR342C | protein of unknown function (paralog of YAL037W | putative protein of unknown function)), whose amino-acid sequence is MSFQNQYELAKILNQLEPQQLTKNVFFGPLNALTRVDFLMTNNIKFIISTGMPVYSAMKCCANIPMEKYAYVLINFDPTFSKSDYNDEKLFQIMCYNQIFSAQLSSFVNRALSTVEREEDIYNSQSINILRSNIITSDGLLKFEVFNDFITLCKSANMGNVLIVSNSGNDESLTSLLISHVMRNNCQATLQDSISYAKSLRPSVRDINESRLLMCNGLSEYIEQVKSHSWKDILRHQCYHTIKRKEDGSDKEEINLEREIMENYKRTKRLIED